The following are from one region of the Nicotiana tomentosiformis chromosome 7, ASM39032v3, whole genome shotgun sequence genome:
- the LOC104091876 gene encoding serine/threonine-protein kinase STY13: MSCSEKSREREEEENPVGSVQKYVEGVSRNGSSVVPSNQLSIDERVLVDPKQLFIGTKIGEGAHGKVYEGRYGDQIVAIKVLNGGKTSEERASLGSRFVREVVMMSRVKHENLVKFIGACKDPLMVIVTELLPGMSLRKYLVSIRPKVLDLHVALNYALDIARAMECLHANGIIHRDLKPDNLLLTANQKSVKLADFGLAREETLTEMMTAETGTYRWMAPELYSTVTLRQGEKKHYNNKVDVYSFGIVLWELLTNRMPFEGMSNLQAAYAAAFKQERPSLPEDISADMAFIIQSCWVEDPNMRPSFSQIIRMLTAYLFTLPPPTPSVPLTDSVEQTVASNGTIVEFSARARGKFAFLRQLFAAKKAKN, encoded by the exons ATGAGTTGCAGTGAGAAGAGTAGAGAAAGAGAAGAGGAAGAAAATCCTGTTGGTAGTGTACAGAAATACGTTGAAGGCGTATCGCGAAATGGATCATCAGTAGTACCCTCAAATCAATTATCTATTGATGAGAGAGTGTTGGTGGATCCAAAACAACTCTTTATCGGAACCAAAATTGGTGAGGGAGCTCATGGAAAAGTTTATGAAGGAAG GTATGGTGATCAAATTGTTGCGATAAAAGTTCTAAATGGCGGTAAAACCTCGGAAGAAAGAGCTTCACTTGGAAGCCGTTTTGTTCGGGAGGTTGTTATGATGTCAAGAGTAAAACATGAGAATCTTGTAAAA TTTATTGGAGCTTGCAAGGATCCTTTAATGGTTATAGTGACAGAGCTGCTGCCTGGAATGTCCCTTCGGAAGTACTTAGTCAGCATTCGTCCAAAAGTGCTTGACCTTCATGTCGCCTTAAATTATGCGCTTGACATTGCTCGGGCCATGGAATGTTTACATGCCAATGGCATTATACATAGAGATCTAAAACCTG ACAATTTGTTGCTCACGGCCAATCAGAAGTCTGTGAAGCTTGCAGATTTTGGGCTAGCTAGGGAAGAGACCCTCACTGAGATGATGACGGCAGAAACTGGGACGTACCGGTGGATGGCACCTGAG TTGTACAGCACTGTCACATTGCGTCAGGGGGAGAAGAAGCATTACAATAACAAGGTTGATGtttatagttttggtattgtctTGTGGGAATTATTGACGAATCGCATGCCATTCGAAGGAATGTCGAATTTGCAAGCTGCTTATGCTGCTGCTTTCAAG CAAGAGAGACCTAGTCTTCCAGAAGATATTTCTGCTGACATGGCATTTATCATACAATCATGTTGGGTGGAAGACCCTAATATGCGACCAAGCTTCAGCCAGATAATCCGGATGCTTACTGCGTATCTCTTCACACTTCCACCGCCCACACCATCCGTACCACTAACAGATTCTGTGGAGCAGACGGTTGCCAGCAATGGTACCATTGTTGAGTTTTCTGCACGAGCTAGGGGAAAATTTGCTTTCCTTCGCCAACTTTTTGCTGCAAAGAAGGCCAAGAACTAA